In a genomic window of Synechococcus sp. MU1643:
- the petE gene encoding plastocyanin: MRSVIRTIAAACCAFLMLIGLNVGSAQAATVEVKLGIDGGMLAFEPATVNINAGDTVKFVNNKLAPHNAVFEGHDEYSHSDLAFNPGEAWEETFATAGTYDFYCEPHRGAGMVGKVIVE, encoded by the coding sequence ATGCGCTCCGTCATCCGCACCATTGCAGCTGCATGCTGCGCGTTCCTGATGCTGATCGGCCTCAACGTCGGCAGTGCTCAAGCCGCCACCGTTGAAGTGAAACTCGGCATCGACGGCGGCATGCTCGCCTTTGAGCCCGCCACCGTGAACATCAATGCCGGCGACACCGTCAAGTTCGTCAACAACAAACTGGCTCCTCACAACGCGGTTTTCGAGGGCCACGACGAGTACAGCCACTCTGATCTTGCCTTCAACCCTGGCGAAGCTTGGGAAGAAACCTTCGCAACCGCTGGCACCTACGACTTCTATTGCGAGCCCCACCGCGGTGCTGGCATGGTTGGCAAGGTGATCGTTGAGTGA
- a CDS encoding NAD(P)-dependent oxidoreductase, which yields MTRILVTGASGCVGQYVSRWLLDHSDAELLLWLRDPAKLTAVPADHPRIRLLVGDLRDTDRFAHELASVNRVIHTATAWGDPERAEQVNVVAVKKMLALLDPSKLEQIIYFSTASVLDRHLRPLPEALAYGTEYIQTKARCLRDLERHPLASKVVAVFPTLVFGGRVDGTSPFPTSYLTEGLAEASRWLWLARWLRVDASFHFIHAEDIARICGLFATRPHEPNREPGQGALRRVVMGQPAISVIDTVKTLCRWRGVARTPGIPLWPWLIETLIRVLPIEVNDWDRFSIRQRHFIHDPVTQPERFGGCSHAPDLATVLSDSGLPNRGTPRPARKVIAST from the coding sequence TTGACCCGCATCCTTGTGACCGGCGCCAGCGGATGCGTCGGTCAGTATGTCTCCCGCTGGCTGCTGGACCACTCCGATGCGGAGCTGCTGCTCTGGCTGAGAGACCCCGCCAAACTCACCGCTGTTCCAGCAGACCATCCCCGTATCCGCCTCTTGGTGGGAGACCTGCGGGACACCGACCGTTTTGCCCACGAGCTGGCATCGGTGAACCGGGTAATTCACACCGCCACGGCCTGGGGTGACCCCGAGCGGGCCGAACAGGTGAATGTGGTGGCGGTGAAAAAGATGCTGGCTCTTCTGGATCCCAGCAAGCTGGAGCAGATCATTTATTTCTCAACAGCCAGCGTGCTTGATCGGCACCTGCGCCCCCTGCCTGAAGCTCTTGCCTACGGCACGGAATACATCCAAACCAAGGCTCGCTGCCTCAGGGATCTTGAGCGGCACCCCCTGGCCAGCAAAGTCGTCGCGGTGTTTCCCACCTTGGTGTTCGGCGGACGGGTTGACGGCACCAGCCCCTTCCCCACCAGTTACCTCACAGAGGGCTTGGCTGAAGCCAGCCGTTGGCTCTGGCTGGCCCGTTGGCTTCGGGTGGATGCGAGCTTCCACTTCATCCATGCCGAAGACATCGCCCGCATCTGTGGTTTGTTTGCCACACGCCCCCATGAACCGAACCGTGAACCCGGGCAAGGCGCCCTGCGCCGAGTGGTGATGGGGCAACCAGCGATCTCGGTGATCGACACCGTGAAAACTCTCTGCCGCTGGCGCGGTGTGGCCCGAACCCCCGGCATTCCGCTCTGGCCATGGCTGATCGAGACCCTGATCCGGGTTCTGCCGATCGAAGTGAATGACTGGGACCGGTTCAGCATTCGACAACGCCACTTCATTCACGACCCGGTGACGCAGCCGGAACGTTTTGGTGGCTGCAGCCATGCCCCTGACTTGGCAACAGTTCTTAGCGATTCCGGCCTACCCAATCGCGGAACCCCCAGACCCGCGCGTAAGGTCATTGCATCGACCTAG
- the glgB gene encoding 1,4-alpha-glucan branching protein GlgB: protein MGVAAVLDWMVQDGERLATCRHDHPFAVLGPQPSHQGWTVRMWMPEAQMVTLLQGGEEIAMTTPNHPWVFEAQLNRDPGCTYKVRVERGGIVHEQHDPWAFRGEWMGEMDRHLFAEGNHHHIWQKMGAHLTERDGFKGVMFCLWAPNALTVSVIGDLNSWDGRHHPMQKRLGGIWELFIPGLEEGHLYKYEIRTQDGHCYQKADPYGFQHEVRPDNSSVVACLGGFQWSDQGWMQKRDSSNALDQPISVYEMHLGSWIHASAEEPWIQPDGTPRPPVPAAEMKPGARLLTYAELADRLIPYVKERGFSHIEVMPITEHPFDGSWGYQVTGWYAPTSRYGTPDEFRAFVDRCHAEGIGVIIDWVPGHFPKDAHGLAFFDGAHLYEHSDPRIGEHKEWGTLIFNYSRNEVRNFLVANLIFWFEQFHIDGIRVDAVASMLYRDYLRPDGEWIPNENGGRENTEAVRFLQQANHVLFQHFPGALSIAEESTTWPMVTQPTDSGGLGFNLKWNMGWMHDMLDYFELDPWFRQFHQNNITFSIWYTYTENFMLALSHDEVVHGKSHLLHKMPGDDWQKYANTRALLSYMWTHPGKKTIFMGMEFGQRAEWNVWGDLQWDLLNYEPHKGIQRLVDDLNVLYKAEPALWRDDFVQFGFQWIDCNDNRHSVISFMRRESASGTWLVVVANFTPQSHSHYRVGVPLSGFYEEIFNSDAAKYGGSNLGNMGGKPTDEWGIHGYENSLDLCLPPLSLMVFKHDPKRSLSSSETDNIV from the coding sequence ATGGGTGTCGCCGCAGTCCTCGACTGGATGGTGCAGGACGGCGAACGGTTGGCGACTTGTCGCCATGATCACCCGTTTGCAGTACTTGGTCCTCAACCCTCACACCAGGGTTGGACCGTGCGGATGTGGATGCCGGAAGCCCAAATGGTCACCCTTCTTCAGGGTGGCGAAGAGATCGCCATGACCACCCCGAACCACCCCTGGGTGTTCGAGGCACAGCTGAACAGAGATCCTGGCTGCACCTACAAGGTCAGGGTTGAGCGGGGGGGGATCGTGCACGAACAACACGACCCCTGGGCCTTCCGCGGGGAATGGATGGGTGAGATGGATCGCCACCTATTTGCCGAAGGCAACCATCACCACATCTGGCAAAAGATGGGTGCCCACCTCACCGAGCGTGATGGATTCAAGGGTGTGATGTTCTGCCTTTGGGCTCCCAACGCTCTCACCGTCTCCGTTATTGGAGATCTGAATTCGTGGGACGGACGTCACCACCCCATGCAGAAGCGTCTTGGGGGCATCTGGGAACTGTTCATTCCCGGACTCGAGGAGGGACATCTCTATAAATACGAAATCCGTACCCAGGACGGCCACTGTTACCAAAAGGCTGATCCTTACGGTTTCCAGCACGAGGTTCGCCCGGACAACAGCTCCGTAGTGGCTTGCCTGGGCGGATTCCAATGGTCCGATCAGGGCTGGATGCAGAAGCGCGACAGCAGCAACGCACTCGATCAACCGATCTCGGTGTATGAAATGCACCTAGGCAGCTGGATCCACGCCTCAGCCGAAGAGCCCTGGATTCAACCCGACGGAACCCCACGCCCGCCTGTCCCTGCAGCGGAGATGAAGCCAGGCGCTCGGCTGCTCACCTACGCCGAACTCGCCGATCGCCTGATTCCTTATGTGAAGGAAAGGGGATTTAGCCACATCGAGGTGATGCCGATCACCGAACACCCCTTCGATGGCTCCTGGGGCTATCAGGTTACGGGTTGGTATGCCCCCACCAGCCGCTACGGAACGCCCGATGAATTCCGGGCCTTCGTGGATCGCTGCCACGCCGAAGGCATCGGCGTGATCATCGACTGGGTTCCGGGCCATTTTCCTAAAGATGCCCATGGCTTGGCCTTCTTTGATGGCGCACACCTTTACGAACACAGTGATCCCCGAATCGGGGAACACAAGGAATGGGGAACGCTGATCTTCAATTACAGCCGCAACGAGGTTCGTAACTTCCTTGTTGCCAATCTGATCTTCTGGTTCGAGCAGTTCCACATCGATGGCATCCGAGTAGATGCCGTCGCCTCGATGCTTTACCGCGACTACCTGCGTCCCGATGGGGAATGGATCCCCAACGAGAACGGTGGCCGAGAGAACACGGAAGCTGTGCGCTTCCTGCAACAGGCCAACCACGTGCTGTTCCAGCACTTCCCAGGAGCCCTCTCGATCGCGGAGGAATCAACAACCTGGCCAATGGTGACGCAGCCCACTGACAGCGGCGGCCTCGGATTCAACCTCAAATGGAACATGGGTTGGATGCACGACATGCTCGATTACTTCGAGCTGGACCCGTGGTTCCGTCAGTTCCACCAGAACAACATCACCTTCTCTATTTGGTACACCTACACCGAGAACTTCATGCTGGCCCTGAGCCACGATGAAGTGGTGCACGGCAAAAGCCATCTCCTGCACAAGATGCCCGGAGATGACTGGCAGAAGTACGCCAACACCCGGGCGTTGCTCTCATACATGTGGACGCACCCCGGCAAGAAGACGATCTTCATGGGGATGGAATTCGGCCAGCGCGCTGAATGGAATGTTTGGGGGGATTTGCAGTGGGATCTGCTCAACTACGAGCCCCACAAGGGCATCCAGCGGTTGGTGGATGACCTCAACGTTCTTTACAAGGCAGAACCGGCCCTCTGGCGGGACGACTTTGTCCAGTTCGGCTTCCAGTGGATCGATTGCAACGACAACCGCCACTCCGTGATCAGCTTCATGCGTCGGGAGAGTGCCAGCGGCACCTGGCTGGTGGTTGTGGCGAACTTCACGCCCCAAAGCCACTCCCACTACCGCGTGGGCGTTCCTCTATCCGGCTTCTACGAGGAAATCTTCAACTCCGATGCAGCCAAGTACGGCGGAAGCAACCTCGGCAACATGGGCGGCAAACCAACAGACGAGTGGGGCATCCACGGCTACGAGAACTCCCTGGACCTCTGCCTGCCGCCGCTGAGCCTGATGGTGTTCAAGCACGACCCGAAACGCAGCCTTAGCAGCAGCGAGACGGACAACATCGTGTGA
- the hemE gene encoding uroporphyrinogen decarboxylase — MSDSLPLLLRAARGESVERPPVWMMRQAGRYMKIYRDLRDKYPSFRERSENPDLSYEISMQPFNAFKPDGVILFSDILTPLPGMGIDFDIIESKGPQIGDPIRSMAQVDALRPLNPAESMPFVGEVLGRLRQSVGNEAAVLGFVGAPWTLAAYVVEGKSSKNYAVIKAMAFREPEILHKLLDHFAESIANYLRYQIDSGAQVVQMFDSWAGQLSPADYDTFAAPYQRKVVDLVKQTHPDTPFILYISGSAGVIERMANTGVDIISLDWTVDMAEALARLPEHIGVQGNVDPGLLFGTPEAIEARIDDCVRKARGRKHILNLGHGILPGTPEENGEAFFRSGKSVMDRLGAAV, encoded by the coding sequence ATGAGCGACTCTTTACCCCTGCTCCTGCGTGCTGCGCGCGGTGAATCGGTGGAGCGTCCTCCGGTGTGGATGATGCGCCAGGCCGGTCGCTACATGAAGATCTACCGGGACCTGCGGGACAAATACCCCAGCTTCCGCGAGCGTTCTGAAAACCCTGATCTCTCCTATGAGATCTCCATGCAGCCGTTCAACGCCTTCAAGCCCGATGGCGTGATCCTGTTCTCCGACATCCTCACGCCCCTGCCGGGTATGGGAATCGATTTCGACATCATCGAGAGCAAAGGCCCCCAGATCGGTGATCCAATCCGGAGCATGGCCCAGGTGGATGCTCTGCGCCCGCTGAACCCCGCCGAGTCGATGCCCTTTGTGGGCGAGGTGCTGGGTCGCCTCCGCCAAAGCGTTGGCAACGAAGCAGCTGTCCTCGGATTCGTTGGTGCCCCCTGGACCTTGGCTGCCTACGTGGTGGAGGGCAAGAGCAGCAAGAACTACGCGGTGATCAAGGCCATGGCCTTCCGCGAACCCGAGATCCTGCACAAGTTGCTCGACCACTTCGCAGAGTCGATCGCTAATTACCTGCGTTATCAGATTGATTCCGGCGCCCAAGTGGTGCAAATGTTTGATTCGTGGGCTGGTCAACTGAGCCCGGCGGACTACGACACCTTTGCTGCGCCCTATCAGAGAAAGGTGGTGGATCTGGTCAAGCAGACGCACCCCGACACCCCCTTCATCCTCTACATCTCAGGCAGTGCCGGCGTGATCGAGCGGATGGCCAACACTGGTGTTGACATCATTTCTCTGGATTGGACCGTGGACATGGCCGAAGCCCTGGCACGTCTGCCAGAGCACATCGGTGTTCAGGGCAATGTCGATCCCGGCCTGCTGTTCGGCACCCCAGAGGCGATTGAGGCTCGCATTGATGACTGCGTGCGCAAGGCCCGCGGCCGGAAGCACATCCTCAACCTCGGCCATGGAATCCTGCCGGGTACTCCAGAAGAGAACGGTGAAGCCTTCTTCCGGTCCGGCAAGAGCGTGATGGACCGTCTCGGGGCCGCCGTTTGA